A window of the Thalassospira indica genome harbors these coding sequences:
- a CDS encoding TRAP transporter substrate-binding protein, giving the protein MFKRLFVSAAVAAGCLASALSAQAEPEFTFVLEHVLGPKATAQAKFLEPWAKRIEEQSDGRIKIEIYPAMALGGKPTELYSHIRDGAVDLGWSALGYTPGVYPRSEVFELPFVHTGSAAITNMAIQDIYDEHLSQDFGDIKPLLIHVHTGQAIFTTEKKIESLADVEGMKLRAPSRTGAWMLESWGAQPVSMPVPDLPQALSLGVVDGALIPHEVAIPFKIPDMTQYAIEGDQGVRFGTLVFMFAMNKDRYEALPDDLKKVIDDNSGQNIAREIGEAWDAIEPRGEEIFAKSGELVTLSADETAKFAAKADEVIDRWVAEMNDKGVDGAAIVAAARAAIAKHSQ; this is encoded by the coding sequence ATGTTTAAACGCCTGTTTGTATCGGCAGCAGTTGCTGCTGGCTGTTTGGCAAGCGCGCTTTCTGCGCAGGCCGAACCGGAATTTACCTTCGTTTTGGAACATGTACTGGGGCCAAAGGCAACGGCACAGGCCAAGTTCCTTGAACCGTGGGCCAAGCGGATCGAGGAACAATCTGATGGTCGCATCAAGATCGAGATTTATCCGGCGATGGCGCTTGGTGGCAAGCCGACCGAGCTTTACAGCCATATTCGTGATGGCGCGGTTGATCTGGGGTGGAGTGCGCTTGGTTATACGCCGGGTGTCTATCCGCGCAGCGAAGTGTTTGAGCTGCCGTTTGTTCATACTGGCAGTGCGGCCATCACCAACATGGCCATTCAGGATATCTATGACGAGCACCTGTCGCAGGACTTTGGCGATATCAAGCCGTTGCTGATCCATGTCCATACCGGACAGGCGATTTTCACCACCGAGAAAAAGATCGAAAGCCTTGCTGATGTCGAAGGCATGAAACTGCGTGCGCCGTCACGCACCGGCGCCTGGATGCTCGAAAGCTGGGGTGCGCAACCGGTCAGCATGCCGGTTCCTGATTTGCCGCAGGCCTTGTCGCTTGGTGTCGTGGATGGTGCGCTGATCCCGCACGAGGTCGCCATTCCGTTCAAGATCCCCGATATGACCCAGTATGCCATCGAGGGGGATCAGGGTGTTCGGTTCGGAACGCTGGTTTTCATGTTCGCGATGAACAAGGATCGCTATGAAGCCCTGCCAGATGATCTGAAAAAGGTTATTGATGATAACTCTGGTCAGAATATTGCGCGCGAAATCGGCGAGGCATGGGACGCGATTGAACCCCGTGGTGAAGAGATTTTTGCCAAATCGGGTGAGTTGGTGACGCTTTCAGCCGATGAAACCGCAAAGTTTGCCGCAAAGGCCGATGAAGTGATTGATCGCTGGGTCGCGGAAATGAATGACAAGGGTGTTGATGGTGCCGCCATTGTCGCGGCTGCACGTGCGGCGATTGCCAAGCATAGCCAGTAA
- a CDS encoding GntR family transcriptional regulator translates to MSKHGQRVLITLRKMIANGELPPGERVAEIPIAERLGVSRTPVRIAFRTLEQEGLLRKGDRRGYTVRAITPTEIADAIEVRGVLEGLAARLACERGISPQARNHLIDCLSVGDALFSKGFLTDEDMETYHDFNMRFHNTIIEASRNIAIEDALSRNDHLPFASVSSIAFNRDDMTGEFRRFNFSHMQHHIIFDAIDNGQGARAEALMREHANAALRYTQILGPTQDMPDNFTVIEREDTA, encoded by the coding sequence ATGAGCAAACACGGCCAGCGCGTCCTGATCACCTTGCGGAAAATGATCGCCAACGGGGAACTTCCACCGGGCGAACGGGTTGCAGAAATCCCGATTGCCGAACGGCTTGGCGTATCGCGCACACCGGTCCGAATTGCCTTTCGAACACTCGAACAGGAAGGCCTGCTGCGCAAAGGGGATCGTCGCGGATACACTGTGCGCGCCATCACGCCGACCGAAATTGCCGATGCCATCGAAGTGCGCGGCGTGCTCGAAGGACTTGCTGCCCGCCTTGCCTGTGAACGCGGCATTTCACCACAGGCACGCAATCACCTGATCGATTGCCTTTCTGTCGGTGACGCCCTGTTTTCCAAGGGATTTCTGACCGATGAAGACATGGAAACCTATCACGACTTCAACATGCGTTTTCACAACACCATCATCGAAGCCAGCCGCAACATCGCCATCGAGGATGCCCTGTCGCGCAATGACCACCTGCCCTTCGCATCGGTTTCCTCGATTGCCTTTAACCGCGATGACATGACCGGCGAATTCCGCCGATTCAATTTCAGCCACATGCAACATCACATCATTTTCGACGCCATCGATAACGGCCAGGGGGCGCGCGCCGAAGCACTGATGCGTGAACATGCGAATGCGGCATTGCGCTATACGCAAATCCTTGGTCCGACACAGGATATGCCCGACAACTTCACCGTCATCGAACGCGAAGATACCGCATAA
- a CDS encoding LysR family transcriptional regulator produces the protein MDWDKLRVFHAVAEAGSFTHAGENLNLSQSAVSRQISALEESVKVPLFHRHARGLILTEQGELLYRTAHDVFAKLSMAEARIRESKERPSGPLKVTTTVAFGSTWLTPRINEFLERYPEIELSLVLNDEELDLAMREADVAIRMQPPRQADLVQRQLMTLRYHVFASPEYIKQHGMPKTPEELKDHRLIIYGADARPPVSNVNWMMATAQQFKPDMRPILKLNNIYGIFRATESGLGISALPDYLLPSNSNLVRILPELEGPSFDAYFVYPEELRHSKRIAVFRDFLIEEISKVKAKAAAAASASATTEK, from the coding sequence ATGGACTGGGACAAGCTGCGTGTTTTTCACGCTGTTGCCGAAGCCGGGAGCTTCACCCACGCAGGGGAAAACCTTAATCTGAGCCAGTCGGCCGTCAGCCGACAGATCAGCGCACTCGAAGAAAGCGTGAAAGTCCCGCTTTTCCATCGCCATGCGCGTGGCCTGATCCTGACAGAACAGGGCGAGTTGCTGTATCGCACGGCACATGATGTTTTTGCCAAGCTTTCCATGGCAGAAGCCCGCATTCGCGAATCAAAGGAACGGCCAAGCGGTCCGCTCAAGGTCACGACAACAGTTGCCTTCGGTTCGACCTGGCTAACACCGCGCATCAACGAGTTCCTTGAACGGTATCCGGAAATCGAACTGTCGCTGGTGCTCAATGACGAGGAACTCGACCTTGCCATGCGCGAGGCCGATGTTGCCATCCGCATGCAGCCACCGCGTCAGGCCGACCTTGTCCAGCGCCAGTTGATGACACTGCGCTATCATGTGTTTGCATCGCCGGAATACATCAAACAACACGGCATGCCCAAAACACCAGAAGAGCTCAAGGACCATCGCCTGATCATCTATGGCGCGGATGCCCGTCCGCCGGTTTCCAACGTCAACTGGATGATGGCAACCGCGCAGCAGTTCAAACCGGACATGCGCCCGATCCTGAAGCTCAATAATATCTATGGCATCTTCCGCGCCACCGAGTCCGGCCTCGGCATTTCGGCACTGCCCGATTACCTGTTGCCCTCCAATAGCAATCTGGTCCGCATCCTGCCGGAACTCGAAGGGCCAAGCTTCGATGCCTATTTCGTCTATCCGGAAGAACTGCGGCACTCCAAACGTATCGCGGTGTTCCGTGACTTCCTGATTGAGGAAATTTCAAAGGTCAAGGCAAAGGCGGCGGCAGCCGCCAGCGCAAGTGCCACGACCGAGAAATAG
- a CDS encoding amidase: protein MGVMVDKARQAIDKVNQLGELKDKIFTEFDSERILKAAAEAEQYCAQNPGAPLAGMLVSVKDLYDEAGIATTAASELLKGRAPAEADSECVRRIKAAGAIPFGRTTLSEFAYSGVGLNPHYGTPGNIFDPEGIPGGSTSGGGLTVAHGIVDLALGTDTGGSIRIPSAINGLYGIKPSRLLVPGAGIHPLAKSFDTPGPLAGDLETAIRAFEVLTDITVTPPEDAKKTLRIGVPMNAFVDGLDDRVKADFAMICAKLKEAGHELIEIDFAFIAKNAILNKMLVSFEAHRIYAKDFVKLETVGDPRVLSRMKFADTLSSDEVIDAYAKRTDIVSMFGMAMADVDVMIAPTLPRMAPKIAEVEADFDNLNALMLRNTGYLNLVDACALSMPVQIKGQVAPAALMIGAPHGHDQAILAAARLIDPLFG from the coding sequence ATGGGCGTGATGGTTGACAAGGCCAGACAAGCAATCGACAAGGTCAATCAACTTGGCGAGCTTAAGGACAAGATCTTTACCGAGTTTGATTCTGAGCGGATTTTAAAGGCTGCTGCCGAGGCGGAGCAATATTGCGCGCAAAATCCGGGTGCGCCGCTTGCCGGGATGTTGGTATCGGTCAAGGATTTGTATGATGAGGCGGGCATTGCCACCACGGCGGCATCCGAACTTTTAAAGGGGCGCGCACCCGCCGAGGCTGACAGCGAATGCGTGCGTCGGATCAAGGCCGCCGGGGCCATTCCGTTTGGTCGCACGACGCTCAGCGAATTTGCCTATTCCGGTGTCGGGCTTAATCCGCATTACGGCACGCCGGGCAATATCTTTGACCCGGAAGGTATTCCGGGGGGCTCGACATCGGGCGGTGGATTGACTGTGGCGCATGGGATTGTGGATCTGGCGCTTGGCACGGATACCGGTGGCTCGATCCGTATTCCATCGGCGATCAACGGGCTTTATGGCATCAAGCCAAGCCGCCTTTTGGTGCCGGGCGCGGGCATTCATCCGCTCGCCAAAAGTTTTGATACGCCGGGGCCGTTGGCGGGCGATCTTGAAACGGCCATTCGTGCGTTTGAAGTTCTAACCGACATCACCGTGACACCGCCGGAAGATGCGAAAAAGACGCTTCGCATTGGCGTGCCGATGAACGCGTTTGTCGATGGGCTCGATGACCGGGTGAAGGCAGACTTTGCAATGATTTGTGCAAAGCTGAAAGAGGCCGGGCATGAGCTGATCGAGATTGATTTTGCTTTCATTGCCAAGAATGCGATCCTCAATAAGATGCTGGTGTCGTTTGAGGCGCACCGGATCTATGCCAAGGATTTCGTAAAGCTTGAAACCGTCGGGGACCCGCGCGTTTTGTCGCGCATGAAGTTTGCCGATACGCTTTCAAGTGATGAGGTGATCGACGCCTATGCCAAGCGGACAGATATCGTATCGATGTTCGGGATGGCGATGGCGGATGTTGACGTCATGATCGCGCCGACCTTGCCGCGCATGGCGCCCAAGATTGCGGAAGTAGAAGCCGACTTTGATAACCTGAATGCGCTGATGCTGCGCAATACCGGTTACCTGAACCTGGTCGATGCTTGCGCGCTTTCGATGCCGGTTCAAATCAAAGGCCAGGTTGCACCAGCCGCCCTTATGATCGGGGCGCCACACGGTCATGATCAGGCGATCCTGGCAGCGGCCCGGTTGATTGATCCGCTGTTTGGTTGA
- a CDS encoding Lrp/AsnC family transcriptional regulator: MQRVKLDKIDRRILRDLQEDGRMTNVELARRAGISAPPCLRRVRALEETGFIQGYHADVDAQALGYNVTVFAMVGLASQAEHDLRAFEARAAAWPEVRECHMVAGEMDFLLKIVSHSWDEYQKFLTTELTVAENVNHVKSALSIRTAKNMPGVPIDIEVED, encoded by the coding sequence ATGCAACGGGTCAAACTCGACAAGATCGACCGCAGAATTTTGCGCGATCTGCAGGAAGATGGCCGCATGACCAATGTGGAACTTGCACGCCGTGCAGGTATTTCAGCGCCCCCCTGTTTGCGTCGTGTGCGCGCACTCGAGGAAACCGGTTTCATTCAGGGCTATCATGCCGATGTGGATGCGCAGGCGCTGGGCTACAACGTGACTGTGTTTGCAATGGTCGGGCTTGCCAGCCAGGCAGAACATGATCTGCGTGCGTTTGAAGCCCGTGCGGCCGCTTGGCCAGAAGTCCGCGAATGCCACATGGTGGCGGGTGAAATGGACTTCCTGCTTAAAATCGTCTCGCACAGCTGGGATGAGTATCAAAAGTTCCTGACCACCGAACTGACAGTTGCCGAAAACGTCAATCACGTCAAATCGGCACTTTCGATTCGCACCGCGAAAAACATGCCCGGTGTGCCGATCGATATTGAGGTCGAAGACTGA
- a CDS encoding aromatic ring-hydroxylating dioxygenase subunit alpha: MAKLVAPPVARTICNENLVLYRRADRSLVALEDSCPHRLLPLSQGYVEGDRLVCGYHGLEFDGDGACVHMPNQQSIHPEACVRAYPVVEKDRFVWVWIGDKEKADEALVPEIPHASEEGWVFDGGTYDVKCGYELLVDNLMDLSHETYVHPSSIGQLEITESLPQTRSDDESVTVERWMENIVPPPFWANNLKSKEVCDRWQICTFTLPSNVMIDVGVALAGTGAQQGDRSKGVTGIVVNCMTPETETTCRYYWGMVRNFDIDDNGLTQNIKDAQAKVFYEDLEVVEGQQANMLRHPERKLLNFNIDAGGVRARRLIDRALAAAAE; this comes from the coding sequence ATGGCGAAATTGGTCGCACCCCCCGTCGCGCGCACGATCTGCAATGAAAATCTCGTTTTGTATCGCCGTGCCGACCGGTCACTGGTCGCACTTGAAGACAGCTGCCCGCATCGCCTTCTGCCGCTAAGTCAGGGTTATGTCGAAGGCGATCGTCTGGTGTGTGGCTATCACGGGCTGGAATTTGATGGTGACGGCGCATGCGTGCATATGCCCAACCAGCAAAGCATTCACCCAGAGGCCTGTGTTCGGGCCTATCCGGTGGTCGAGAAGGATCGCTTTGTCTGGGTCTGGATCGGAGATAAGGAAAAGGCCGACGAGGCACTGGTGCCTGAAATCCCGCATGCATCCGAAGAAGGCTGGGTGTTTGATGGTGGCACCTATGACGTGAAATGCGGTTATGAGCTTCTGGTCGATAACCTGATGGATCTGAGCCACGAGACCTATGTGCATCCATCCAGCATCGGTCAGCTTGAAATCACCGAAAGCCTGCCGCAGACACGATCCGATGACGAAAGTGTCACGGTTGAACGCTGGATGGAAAACATCGTGCCGCCGCCATTCTGGGCCAATAACCTGAAATCCAAGGAAGTCTGTGACCGTTGGCAGATCTGTACCTTTACCCTGCCATCCAACGTGATGATTGATGTTGGTGTTGCGCTTGCCGGGACCGGCGCGCAGCAAGGTGACCGATCCAAGGGTGTAACCGGCATTGTCGTGAACTGCATGACGCCGGAAACAGAAACCACGTGTCGCTATTACTGGGGCATGGTGCGCAACTTTGACATTGATGATAACGGCCTGACCCAAAACATCAAAGATGCGCAGGCCAAGGTATTTTACGAGGATCTTGAAGTTGTCGAGGGCCAGCAGGCCAACATGCTGCGCCATCCGGAACGCAAGCTTTTGAACTTCAATATTGATGCGGGCGGTGTGCGTGCACGGCGTCTGATTGATCGGGCACTTGCTGCTGCGGCGGAATAA
- a CDS encoding adenylate/guanylate cyclase domain-containing protein produces MKSTLSAFLFGKNANSHLPERVQSAIEKQQYESEKLIGWVQLLLVTIFAILYAISPKTAMSDGIHPVPWALGLYYLFTLKRLALTYRNKLSTWFLTVSVIADIGLLMVLIWSFHIQYMQPASFYLKAPTVLYVFIFIALRSLRFDPRYILIAGGTAAAGWIILTGYVIWSEGGKSMITRDYVTYLTSNSILIGAEIDKIIAILLVTAVLTVAVMRAKRSFIRAVTDEIAARDLSRFVSPEIANRITHAEQQIRPGDGEAVNATVMFTDIEGFSSIAEKLAPKELATMLNEYFTETNALISHFGGVITQFEGDAMLITFNAVTPDTDHALNAVRTALAIQELANRRIYSHGGQLKTRCGINSGEIVLGAVGSESRLTFTVHGDNVNIASRLEALNKEFGTYILATEDTVRACGNHDDIPAWTPRGDVTVRGRENPTKIFSLSPIKVTNHTPAQDTARQTVSRA; encoded by the coding sequence ATGAAAAGCACGCTGAGCGCCTTCCTGTTTGGCAAGAACGCCAACAGTCATCTGCCAGAGCGCGTCCAGAGCGCGATCGAAAAACAACAATATGAAAGCGAAAAACTGATCGGCTGGGTTCAGTTGTTGCTGGTGACGATCTTTGCAATCCTCTATGCCATCTCCCCCAAGACCGCAATGTCCGATGGCATCCACCCAGTACCTTGGGCGCTTGGGCTTTATTATCTGTTTACCCTCAAACGTCTTGCCCTGACCTATCGCAACAAGCTCTCGACCTGGTTCCTGACCGTTTCAGTGATCGCCGATATCGGGCTTCTGATGGTTCTGATCTGGAGTTTTCATATCCAGTACATGCAACCGGCCAGCTTCTATCTCAAAGCACCGACCGTACTCTATGTTTTCATCTTCATTGCCCTGCGCAGCCTGCGCTTTGATCCGCGCTATATCCTGATAGCTGGCGGGACAGCGGCGGCAGGCTGGATCATCCTGACTGGTTATGTGATCTGGTCGGAGGGCGGCAAAAGCATGATCACACGTGATTATGTGACCTACCTGACCTCAAACTCGATCCTGATCGGGGCTGAAATTGACAAGATTATTGCCATTTTGCTGGTTACGGCTGTTCTGACGGTCGCCGTGATGCGCGCCAAAAGATCGTTTATTCGGGCTGTCACTGACGAAATTGCCGCCCGCGATCTGTCGCGCTTTGTGTCACCCGAAATTGCCAATCGCATCACCCATGCCGAACAACAGATCCGACCGGGCGACGGCGAGGCCGTCAACGCGACGGTAATGTTCACCGACATCGAAGGTTTTTCATCAATCGCCGAAAAACTCGCGCCAAAAGAACTGGCCACCATGCTCAATGAATATTTCACCGAGACCAATGCCTTGATTTCGCATTTTGGCGGTGTGATCACCCAGTTTGAAGGTGATGCAATGCTGATCACCTTTAATGCCGTGACCCCTGATACCGATCATGCACTCAATGCCGTGCGCACCGCCCTTGCCATTCAGGAACTCGCCAATCGACGCATTTATTCTCATGGCGGGCAGTTGAAAACCCGCTGCGGGATCAATTCAGGTGAAATTGTACTGGGTGCTGTCGGCTCCGAAAGCCGCCTGACCTTTACGGTGCATGGTGACAACGTCAATATCGCCTCCCGGCTTGAGGCACTGAACAAGGAGTTCGGTACCTATATCCTTGCAACAGAGGATACAGTGCGCGCCTGTGGCAATCACGACGATATTCCGGCATGGACGCCGCGCGGTGATGTCACTGTGCGTGGCCGGGAAAACCCAACCAAAATCTTCTCGCTCTCACCAATCAAAGTCACCAATCACACCCCGGCACAAGACACGGCCCGCCAGACGGTATCACGCGCCTGA
- a CDS encoding PDR/VanB family oxidoreductase, translated as MPEVTVQQVHDLTDRIRGFDLAATKGTSLPPAEPGAHIKLTVTDTSGQPVKRSYSIINPGEPDLYRIAVLREEGGEGGSMYMHQKVKTGDVLEIDLPQNDFPLVDVAAKTILIAGGIGITPILAMATALQQAGKDFVLHYASRNHTDMALMTEVLDAADGRCALYFDGGDAKRSMPLASILGTAEASKHVYVCGPGGLIDAVLDIARRNRWASENVHYERFTTPAAQLDDTSFEVHLAQSGQTFEVPVGKSVLDVLIDADIDPLYDCKKGNCGICTSVVISHDGDLSHRDAYLSDSQKAQNDQMCICVSRMQSSGRLTLDL; from the coding sequence ATGCCTGAAGTTACTGTTCAACAGGTCCATGACCTGACCGACCGCATACGCGGTTTTGATCTTGCTGCCACCAAGGGTACAAGCCTGCCGCCCGCCGAACCGGGTGCACATATCAAACTCACCGTTACCGACACATCCGGCCAACCAGTCAAACGGTCCTATTCGATCATCAATCCGGGGGAGCCTGATCTGTACCGGATCGCCGTACTGCGCGAAGAAGGCGGCGAAGGCGGGTCCATGTATATGCATCAAAAGGTCAAAACCGGTGATGTCCTTGAAATCGACCTGCCGCAAAACGACTTCCCGCTTGTTGATGTCGCGGCCAAAACTATTCTGATCGCGGGCGGCATTGGCATCACGCCAATCCTTGCCATGGCAACCGCATTACAGCAGGCTGGCAAGGATTTTGTCCTGCATTATGCCAGCCGCAACCACACCGACATGGCCCTTATGACTGAGGTCCTTGATGCCGCCGACGGGAGATGCGCGCTTTATTTTGATGGGGGCGACGCAAAACGCAGCATGCCGCTTGCCAGCATTCTTGGCACAGCAGAGGCAAGCAAGCACGTTTATGTCTGCGGCCCGGGCGGTCTGATTGATGCCGTGCTTGATATCGCACGCCGCAATCGCTGGGCGTCGGAGAATGTGCATTATGAACGCTTTACCACCCCTGCCGCACAGCTTGATGACACCAGTTTCGAAGTTCATCTGGCGCAAAGCGGCCAGACCTTCGAAGTCCCGGTTGGCAAATCTGTTCTCGATGTCCTGATCGATGCAGACATCGATCCGCTTTACGACTGCAAAAAGGGCAATTGCGGGATCTGTACATCGGTTGTGATTTCGCATGACGGTGATTTGTCGCATCGCGACGCCTATCTCAGCGACAGCCAGAAAGCCCAGAACGACCAAATGTGCATTTGCGTGTCCCGCATGCAAAGCAGCGGCCGCCTGACGCTGGATCTCTAA
- the trxB gene encoding thioredoxin-disulfide reductase: MAQEHQTKVLIIGSGPAGYTAAIYAARANLEPMMVMGLQPGGQLTITTDVENYPGFADVIQGPWLMDQMKAQAEHVGTKMVHDLITEVDFSKRPFVCKGDSGDTYIAETVIISTGAQARWLGLPGEEKFNGRGVSACATCDGFFYRNKPVTVVGGGNTAVEEALYLAGICSKVTLIHRRDELRAEKMLQDRLLKHEKIEVVWDSVVEDILGGDGPMDGVEGVRVRNVKTGALLDIPADGFFVAIGHDPATAVFKGQVNMDDENYILVKPGSTVTNIEGVFAAGDVTDKIYRQAVTAAGMGCMAALEAEKFIAEQEA; the protein is encoded by the coding sequence ATGGCCCAGGAACATCAGACCAAAGTCCTCATCATCGGCTCCGGCCCTGCCGGTTACACCGCAGCAATTTATGCCGCGCGCGCAAACCTTGAACCCATGATGGTGATGGGTCTTCAGCCGGGTGGCCAGTTGACGATTACGACCGATGTCGAAAACTATCCGGGCTTTGCCGATGTCATTCAGGGTCCGTGGCTGATGGATCAGATGAAGGCCCAGGCCGAGCATGTCGGCACCAAAATGGTGCATGACCTGATCACTGAGGTCGATTTCTCCAAACGGCCGTTTGTCTGCAAAGGCGACTCTGGCGATACCTATATTGCCGAAACCGTCATCATCTCGACCGGCGCACAGGCGCGCTGGCTGGGCCTGCCGGGCGAAGAGAAATTCAATGGTCGTGGCGTTTCAGCATGCGCAACCTGTGACGGTTTCTTCTATCGCAACAAGCCGGTCACAGTTGTCGGTGGCGGCAATACGGCTGTTGAAGAAGCCCTTTATCTTGCCGGTATCTGCTCCAAGGTCACGCTGATCCACCGCCGCGACGAGCTGCGTGCGGAAAAAATGCTCCAGGACCGTTTGCTGAAGCATGAAAAGATCGAGGTCGTCTGGGACAGCGTTGTCGAAGACATTCTCGGCGGCGATGGCCCGATGGACGGCGTCGAAGGTGTGCGCGTACGCAATGTCAAAACCGGTGCGCTGCTTGATATCCCGGCCGACGGTTTCTTTGTTGCCATCGGCCATGATCCGGCAACGGCTGTGTTCAAAGGCCAGGTCAACATGGATGACGAAAACTATATCCTCGTCAAGCCGGGCAGCACGGTGACCAATATCGAAGGCGTCTTTGCCGCAGGCGACGTCACCGACAAAATCTACCGTCAGGCTGTGACTGCTGCTGGTATGGGCTGTATGGCCGCCCTTGAGGCAGAAAAGTTCATCGCAGAGCAAGAAGCCTGA
- a CDS encoding Dps family protein translates to MQIDIGINESNRTAIADGLGRVLADSYALYLKTHNFHWNVTGPMFQTLHTMFEEQYTELATAIDEVAERIRSLGAYAPASFSAYGELTAIKEEKGVPAAKDMIAQLVEGHETVIKTARSLYPICDSSDDDATADLLTARIQVHEKTAWMLRSLLEG, encoded by the coding sequence ATGCAGATCGATATCGGCATCAATGAATCCAACCGCACCGCTATCGCCGACGGACTTGGCCGCGTTCTGGCAGACAGCTATGCGCTATATCTGAAAACGCACAATTTCCACTGGAACGTGACGGGTCCGATGTTCCAGACCCTGCACACCATGTTTGAAGAACAGTACACCGAACTGGCCACCGCAATTGACGAGGTCGCCGAGCGTATTCGTTCGCTGGGCGCCTATGCGCCGGCCAGCTTCTCGGCTTACGGCGAACTGACCGCGATCAAGGAAGAAAAAGGTGTGCCTGCCGCCAAGGACATGATTGCGCAATTGGTCGAAGGCCATGAAACCGTGATCAAGACCGCGCGCTCGCTCTATCCGATTTGCGATAGCTCGGATGATGACGCCACCGCAGACCTTCTAACCGCCCGCATTCAGGTCCATGAAAAAACTGCCTGGATGCTGCGCTCCCTGCTTGAAGGCTAA